DNA from Opitutales bacterium:
TGGCAAGCCGACGGGAAGGCTCCAACATAAGGGATTATTGATCAGTCTTCTATTGCTCGGCTCTAACTTTAATGGGATTATGTGTGGAGTGCTTGGGGAGAATCTAAAAATGCATCCGCGCGCTTACGAAGAAACTGCGCGGAAAACGGGGGCCATAGAAGTAGGTGGTGTCTCGGTCTGGACCTGAGGTAAGGTCGTCTTGGCGCTCATCGAATAGATTCCGCACTCCGACGGTTAGGTCTAGATGGAAGTCCTGGCCGGGTATGTTGATGTGTTTGGTGATGGAAAAGTCGACGACGAAGAAATGATCGGTCGATTCGTTGAGCCTGCCTTCCCCTTCTGCAAGCACGACCATGGGGCCGGTGTAGATGAGGCCTAAAAAGGCATCGAAAACCTCGTGATTGGTGTAGTTCAACTGAGCGACACCCGTCCATTCAGGATTCTCGAGAAAGCGATCTTCGACAATGCCATCGAGTACCTCTTGGCGCTCGTCAAATCGCGCATCGTTGTAGGCTACACCAGCATCGAACCAAAACTGGTCGTTGATTCGATACATGACATTAGCCTCGAATCCTTGGACTGCAGAACCTCCGGCATTTTCTCGCAGTTTGAACGCATCGCCGTTTGAGTCAGTAAATACGATATCGCTTACGTTAAAGGTGTCCTCAATTTCGGTGCGGTAGAACTCCACGTCGATTTGTAGCTTATTGTCGGCAGCGCTAGGTATCCACACGAATCCAGCGCCCCAAGAGGTGGATGACTCCTCCGTTAGCCCAGGGACATTTCGGGTGCGTGTGGGATCATCAAGGATTTCGATATGGAAGTCTTCATTGAAAATTTCTGGTGCACGAAAACCTGTGGCAACCGATGCTCGGAATGTGAGGTCTGATGTAGCGCGATAGCGCACGGCTGCTCGTGGCGATAGAATCCAATCATCGATGTCGGAATGTTTGTCTGCACGTACACCGGTGACGAGCGTCATGGCGTCAGTGGGGTCCCATTCATTTTGAATGTAGATTCCGAGGTTATCGAAATCCCCCTCGGCGATAGGATCTTCTCCCGAACGTTCAGCGATCGTCCCATCCGTGCGCAATGGCTGGCCTAGATCATCGCGCTTTTCGTCAAATACTTCATCTTCCAGATACTGCAGTCCCCAGATGAGGATGTGCTCACCAAAATCATAGCTAAACAGAGAGTCGAAGTAGATGCGCGTCGTCTCAGTAAACCCATAAAGAAGTTTAGCTTCTTCTACGGCAGCGGCATAGGACAC
Protein-coding regions in this window:
- a CDS encoding TonB-dependent receptor, yielding MHYFDYSKYLSFIYFSTLLATAQPAIPDTRGPDELEAMQTVTTATRSERLLNNVPIRTELLSPEIFAAAGTPDLSAAIEYLSGARVEANCQNCGTAEVKLQGLGAAYNQILFDSQPLFGGLASVYGLEQIPTAFIDRIEVVKGGASTLYGPGAVAGVINIIPHEPVVSRIDFEASFESYDGEPAYRGSGVLDWVSSDQNYAASFYSEYRQSDAADLNDDGFSDITDRELTTVGGYLWAYPIDDGKLSLNYAYTEEDRRGGDRFDLVPHETQITEALEHAWHRGGIAWDHQVNPDFNYRLAASFSDISRDSYYGGVGVESLPGQPSFDPVSYAAAVEEAKLLYGFTETTRIYFDSLFSYDFGEHILIWGLQYLEDEVFDEKRDDLGQPLRTDGTIAERSGEDPIAEGDFDNLGIYIQNEWDPTDAMTLVTGVRADKHSDIDDWILSPRAAVRYRATSDLTFRASVATGFRAPEIFNEDFHIEILDDPTRTRNVPGLTEESSTSWGAGFVWIPSAADNKLQIDVEFYRTEIEDTFNVSDIVFTDSNGDAFKLRENAGGSAVQGFEANVMYRINDQFWFDAGVAYNDARFDERQEVLDGIVEDRFLENPEWTGVAQLNYTNHEVFDAFLGLIYTGPMVVLAEGEGRLNESTDHFFVVDFSITKHINIPGQDFHLDLTVGVRNLFDERQDDLTSGPDRDTTYFYGPRFPRSFFVSARMHF